In a single window of the Arachis hypogaea cultivar Tifrunner chromosome 6, arahy.Tifrunner.gnm2.J5K5, whole genome shotgun sequence genome:
- the LOC140173717 gene encoding uncharacterized protein, whose protein sequence is MRLSLDENNNIQELKNFAEWLLKIGDGLAGDTTDDMLSNLSVENYFKDRAIFALTLDCVTDINNKMTAGLPGQERVYLSSDSVFAEEENMEFELDAFSPEILNRINCSGLPPHKLVVKVGAPVMLLWNIDQTNGLCNGTRMQVRRMGNHVIEYTGNKAESIVLISRLNLIPNNETLFPIIMSFVMTINKS, encoded by the exons ATGAGATTGTCACTAGATGAAAACAACAACATACAAGAACTCAAAAATTTTGCAGAATGGTTACTCAAAATTGGTGATGGTTTGGCTGGTGATACAACAGATG ATATGTTATCTAATTTATCCGTTGAAAATTATTTCAAGGACAGAGCAATTTTTGCTCTAACTCTGGATTGTGTCACTGATATCAACAACAAGATGACTGCAGGGTTACCTGGACAAGAAAGAGTCTACTTAAGTTCAGACTCTGTGTTTGCTGAGGAGGAAAATATGGAATTTGAGTTAGATGCTTTCTCGCCAGAGATTCTAAATAGAATAAATTGTTCAGGTCTACCACCACACAAATTGGTTGTGAAGGTTGGCGCTCCTGTTATGTTGTTGTGGAATATAGACCAAACTAATGGTTTGTGTAATGGAACGAGAATGCAAGTTAGAAGAATGGGAAATCATGTGATAGAATACACCGGTAACAAAGCTGAAAGTATTGTTCTTATCTCAAGACTGAATCTAATTCCAAATAATGAAACATTATTTCCAATTATTATGTCATTTGTAATGACAATAAATAAGTCTTAG